The genome window GTGCCCTTCGCGCCGTTTGCACCCGGCGCGTTCTCGAGCATGAGCCGCGCGGCCTCCTGACCCACCAGGAAGGCGCTGAACGCCGAGTTCCGCAGCGTGTCGAACGCCATGCCCGGCTCGGCTTCCGTGATCTTCTTGCGGAAGATGCCCGCCACGCGGCCGTCGATGTTGTGCACCACGAGCGTCGGCCGGCCGAGCTCGCGCACGACCGTCTCGAACAGGCGGGCCACGGCCGCGGGGTCACTCGCGTCGCAGGCGTAGCGCCGCACGCCGTGCGCCTTCTCGAGCGCCTCCAGCACCGGCTTGTTCGGGTCGCGGGCCGCGACGGCCACGCGCATGCCGTTCTTCGCGAACAGCCGGGCGCAGCTCGCGCTGATGCCCGGGCCTCCGCCGACGATGAGTGCGACGTCAGTCACAGTGACTCCTCAGTGATTCCACCACGGGCGGTCCGAGAACGCCCGCAGGTCGAGCTCGTAGGTCCAGGTGGAGCGGTGTTGACGGGCCAGGTGCAGGTAGGTCTCCGCGATCTGCGCCGGCAGCATGAGCCCGTCGTGCTCGTTGCCGCGGGTCTCGCGCAGCTGTTGGAAGCGCTCCGGCCCCAGCATCTTGCCCAGCGTGTCGGGCGCGTCCACCGCGCCGTCGATCACGATGTGCACGACGTGAATGCCCTTGGACGCGAACTCGGCGTTGAGCGTCTGGCAGAGCAGGCGCCGCCCGCCCATGGCCGCCGCGTGCGAGTGCTGGCCTGCGTTGCCCCGCATGGCTGCCGTGGACGAAGTCACCAGCAGCGTGCCCTTGCCGCGCTCGGCCATGCGCGGACACACGGCCTGGGCCAGGCGGAACAGGCCGAAGGT of Myxococcota bacterium contains these proteins:
- a CDS encoding SDR family oxidoreductase; its protein translation is MTDVALIVGGGPGISASCARLFAKNGMRVAVAARDPNKPVLEALEKAHGVRRYACDASDPAAVARLFETVVRELGRPTLVVHNIDGRVAGIFRKKITEAEPGMAFDTLRNSAFSAFLVGQEAARLMLENAPGANGAKGTIVFTNASAALKGYPQSGAFAMACHAKSGLAESMARELMPQGIHVANVPIDAAIGWTQDDGSRAHRLAGTAVDDNMADPDHIAEVYLQLHRQHRSTWAFEVVLRPWVEKW
- a CDS encoding SDR family NAD(P)-dependent oxidoreductase; protein product: MKPVCLVIGAGAGIGGTVGRRFAREGYHAVLCRRTDADGLSRLVDMIKSDGGSASGYLLNAAEPDSIEQRVAAVESELGPIEVAIYNLGAQIGDRSLQDTPLKAFETGWRLGTFGLFRLAQAVCPRMAERGKGTLLVTSSTAAMRGNAGQHSHAAAMGGRRLLCQTLNAEFASKGIHVVHIVIDGAVDAPDTLGKMLGPERFQQLRETRGNEHDGLMLPAQIAETYLHLARQHRSTWTYELDLRAFSDRPWWNH